The Panicum virgatum strain AP13 chromosome 5K, P.virgatum_v5, whole genome shotgun sequence genome has a window encoding:
- the LOC120706694 gene encoding uncharacterized protein LOC120706694 encodes MGNLVSQCVASGAGARARPLVVGPDGSRARVEEHTGVAELMIDAPGHVVARAAGATAERRVRAMAADELLRAGEVYLLVPAGRAGARLGDREVEAIALLVSGKKKKKTRKSRPAGGKVFPEVNAVEDDAVEGNEAALCAGKRAQDHHGLGPRQWRPALDTIYEA; translated from the coding sequence ATGGGCAACCTTGTCTCGCAGTGCGTCGCGAGCGGCgccggggcgcgggcgcggcctctGGTCGTCGGGCCGGACGGCAGCCGGGCGCGGGTGGAGGAGCACACCGGGGTCGCCGAGTTGATGATCGACGCGCCGGGGCACGTggtggcccgcgccgccggcgcgacgGCGGAGCGCCGGGTGCGGGCGATGGCGGCCGACGAGCTCctgcgcgccggcgaggtgTACCTCCTCGTGcccgccgggcgcgccggcgcgcggcTGGGCGACCGTGAGGTCGAGGCCATCGCGTTGCTGGTctcggggaagaagaagaagaaaacgagGAAGAGCAGGCCCGCCGGCGGCAAGGTCTTCCCGGAGGTCAACGCCGTGGAGGACGACGCGGTCGAAGGGAACGAGGCGGCCCTGTGTGCCGGTAAACGGGCCCAGGATCATCATGGGCTTGGGCCCAGGCAATGGAGGCCCGCCCTGGATACCATCTACGAGGCCTAG